A genome region from Hymenobacter tibetensis includes the following:
- a CDS encoding 3-keto-disaccharide hydrolase, whose product MKTTTAIALGFTLLLTSTASKAPDGWVPLLDKNLSKWRNYESYRHKDGYKGQQPTDAQGKPLTPIGYDKNEANVFSVVMQDGEPVLRISGEIYGCVFTKQDFTNYDLKLKVKWGNKKWIPRLNEPLDSGILYNSQGECGVDYWRSWMLSQEFQVSEYAAGNAMGDFWCIANSSADIRATKAPGQDILKYDPKAAPVKMGNGSPGFCQASANYEVPNGQWNELELIQVNGKSVHIVNGHVVLAVDNSRYVVNGESKPLTHGKIQLQSEAAEVFYKNIMIKPLDAMPAEYAQYFK is encoded by the coding sequence ATGAAAACTACTACTGCTATTGCCCTCGGCTTTACGCTACTGCTTACCTCCACCGCCTCGAAAGCCCCAGACGGCTGGGTGCCCCTGCTCGACAAAAACCTGAGCAAGTGGCGCAACTATGAGAGCTACCGGCACAAAGACGGCTACAAAGGCCAGCAACCCACCGACGCCCAAGGCAAGCCCCTCACCCCCATCGGCTACGACAAAAATGAGGCGAACGTCTTTTCGGTGGTGATGCAGGACGGCGAGCCGGTGCTGCGCATCAGTGGCGAGATTTACGGCTGCGTATTCACCAAGCAGGACTTCACCAACTACGACCTGAAGCTGAAAGTGAAGTGGGGCAACAAGAAGTGGATACCCCGCCTCAACGAGCCCCTCGACAGCGGCATCCTCTACAACAGCCAAGGCGAGTGCGGGGTAGACTACTGGCGCAGCTGGATGCTCAGCCAAGAGTTTCAGGTGTCGGAGTATGCGGCCGGCAATGCCATGGGTGACTTCTGGTGCATTGCCAATTCGTCGGCTGATATCCGGGCTACCAAAGCACCAGGCCAGGATATTCTGAAGTACGACCCCAAAGCGGCCCCAGTGAAAATGGGCAACGGCAGCCCCGGCTTTTGCCAGGCGTCGGCCAACTACGAGGTACCCAACGGCCAGTGGAACGAGCTGGAACTGATTCAGGTGAACGGCAAAAGCGTGCACATCGTGAATGGCCACGTGGTACTGGCCGTGGACAACTCCCGCTACGTGGTGAACGGTGAGAGCAAACCGCTCACCCACGGCAAGATTCAGCTGCAAAGCGAAGCGGCCGAAGTGTTCTACAAGAACATCATGATCAAGCCCCTCGACGCCATGCCGGCCGAGTACGCACAGTATTTCAAATAA
- a CDS encoding leucine-rich repeat-containing protein kinase family protein yields the protein MHTLEQLRTKQLAGVQRLDLSDGLTEFPPEIFDLADSLEILNLSGNALSTLPADLSRLHKLRVLFCSDNQFTVVPEVLGQCPQLSMVGFKANQIHTLPAAALPPALRWLILTDNQLQELPEELGASTNLQKLMLAGNQLRHLPASMQACTKLELLRIADNQFSALPAWLLALPRLSWLAYAGNPFSEPAEAAAVAADTTSTIDWHSLALEQKLGEGASGIIYQAQWQQRGAAPRPVAVKLFKGARTSDGLPGSEMAACLSAGTHPSLIAVEGKISGHPDRTDGLVLQLIAPSFGNLGGPPSLASCTRDVYAVGTSFPLDVVLRIARRMASAAQHLHTRGILHGDLYAHNILTTSDGECLLGDFGAACFFSPEQQEEALLLQRLEVRAFGCLLDDLLTHCAAPATSPTVQALLELQQHCMQPTVAERPLFKEIQERLAELG from the coding sequence ATGCACACCCTCGAACAACTCCGTACCAAACAACTGGCTGGAGTTCAGCGCCTCGATTTGTCTGATGGCCTCACCGAATTTCCACCGGAAATCTTCGACCTAGCCGATTCGCTGGAAATCCTGAATTTGTCTGGCAATGCGTTATCAACGCTGCCGGCTGACTTGTCCCGGCTGCACAAGCTACGCGTGCTGTTCTGCTCCGACAACCAGTTTACCGTAGTGCCTGAGGTGCTGGGCCAATGTCCGCAGCTCAGCATGGTTGGCTTTAAAGCCAACCAGATTCATACGCTGCCGGCGGCGGCCCTACCGCCCGCGCTGCGCTGGCTGATTCTGACCGACAACCAACTGCAAGAGCTTCCCGAAGAACTAGGTGCCAGCACCAACTTGCAGAAGTTGATGCTGGCCGGCAACCAGCTCCGCCACTTGCCCGCTTCTATGCAGGCTTGCACCAAGCTGGAGCTGCTCCGCATTGCCGACAACCAGTTCTCTGCCTTGCCCGCGTGGCTGCTGGCCTTGCCGCGGCTTTCGTGGCTGGCCTATGCCGGCAACCCGTTCAGCGAGCCCGCCGAAGCGGCAGCTGTAGCGGCCGATACCACCAGTACAATAGACTGGCACAGCTTAGCGCTCGAACAGAAGCTAGGAGAGGGCGCATCCGGCATTATTTACCAGGCACAGTGGCAGCAGCGCGGTGCGGCCCCGCGGCCCGTTGCCGTCAAGCTCTTCAAAGGGGCCCGTACCAGCGACGGCCTGCCCGGCAGCGAAATGGCAGCCTGCCTAAGCGCCGGAACGCACCCCAGCCTGATTGCGGTGGAAGGCAAAATCAGCGGCCACCCCGACCGTACAGATGGCCTCGTGCTGCAACTGATTGCTCCCTCGTTTGGCAACCTCGGAGGCCCCCCCAGCCTCGCCTCTTGCACCCGCGACGTGTACGCGGTGGGCACCTCATTTCCGCTTGATGTAGTGCTGCGCATTGCCCGCCGTATGGCCAGCGCGGCACAGCACCTGCACACCCGCGGCATCCTGCACGGCGACCTATACGCGCATAACATCCTAACCACCTCCGACGGTGAATGTCTCCTCGGGGACTTTGGCGCGGCTTGCTTTTTCTCGCCGGAACAGCAGGAAGAGGCGTTGTTGTTGCAACGCTTGGAAGTACGGGCTTTCGGCTGCCTGCTCGATGACTTGTTGACGCATTGCGCCGCGCCGGCCACGTCGCCCACCGTGCAGGCGCTGCTAGAGCTGCAACAGCACTGCATGCAGCCCACCGTTGCCGAGCGGCCGTTGTTCAAGGAAATTCAGGAAAGGCTAGCTGAATTAGGCTAA